One Faecalicatena sp. Marseille-Q4148 DNA window includes the following coding sequences:
- a CDS encoding cob(I)yrinic acid a,c-diamide adenosyltransferase produces the protein MKKKITDKPGLIHIYCGDGKGKTTAAVGQAVRAAGYGYRVLVYQFMKNNMSSERKILEQLEQVTCVSGPEQVKFSFQMTEEEKLICLKENEEKLCEIEKMIKEVHYDLVFLDEAIYAVRAGILGEEKLLSFMSEKPEETELVLTGNAPTEQMVALADYVTELKKIKHPFDRGQTARDGIER, from the coding sequence ATGAAGAAAAAAATTACAGACAAGCCGGGATTGATTCATATTTATTGCGGAGACGGAAAAGGGAAGACAACAGCAGCAGTAGGGCAGGCGGTGCGCGCGGCAGGTTATGGATATCGAGTGCTGGTGTATCAGTTTATGAAAAATAATATGTCCAGTGAGCGAAAGATTCTGGAACAGCTTGAGCAAGTAACATGTGTTTCCGGACCGGAACAGGTAAAATTCAGTTTTCAGATGACAGAAGAGGAAAAACTAATTTGTCTGAAAGAAAATGAAGAAAAACTTTGCGAGATTGAAAAGATGATAAAGGAAGTACATTACGACCTGGTATTTCTGGATGAAGCGATTTATGCAGTTCGGGCAGGAATTCTGGGAGAAGAAAAACTGCTTTCTTTTATGAGCGAAAAGCCGGAAGAGACAGAACTTGTGCTAACCGGAAATGCGCCGACAGAGCAGATGGTTGCATTGGCAGATTATGTAACAGAACTGAAGAAGATCAAACATCCGTTTGACCGTGGACAAACGGCAAGAGACGGAATTGAGCGTTAA
- a CDS encoding ABC transporter permease has protein sequence MSLIDLLRMSSSNLKRRKLRTFLTVLGVVIGTASIVVMVSLGLGMQEAMYKQIEEYGGLTTITVYSMDGGMGMYYSDSNNGQQNDDEKKYLNDDARKEFEMLEHVNGVEPVLTAEAMLLKGKYQGWITLTGMTPSALRNAKIKMTPESRFPDSGTGELQLLFGNGILTNMYTKNGGGGYYETGELPNIDLLKDSMFLILDTEAYYSSMGSTNIPGGDGSQQEIKPPKKHVIKGCGLVEGGPEEYNQHFYNVYCDLDTLKTVLQKEFRGRAIPGQPLNQAGKPFKELMYSEIRVEVDDMEHVKEVSDIIRSMGYNANSNVEALESTKQQFAIVQAVLGGIGAVSLLVAAIGIANTMMMSIYERTKEIGIIKVLGCSLKNIRQMFLMEAAFIGLLGGTIGNILSFLMSFAINKVVSGEMIMGVEANISYIPLWLVLASLGFAAMVGILAGYFPARRAMKLSALEAIRNN, from the coding sequence ATGAGTTTGATAGACTTACTGAGGATGAGCAGTAGTAATTTAAAGCGAAGAAAGCTGAGAACTTTTCTGACTGTTCTGGGGGTAGTCATAGGAACAGCATCTATTGTTGTAATGGTATCACTTGGACTTGGAATGCAGGAAGCCATGTATAAACAGATTGAGGAGTACGGCGGTCTGACAACAATTACTGTATACAGTATGGATGGCGGCATGGGCATGTATTATAGTGATAGCAACAACGGGCAGCAAAATGATGATGAGAAGAAATATCTAAACGATGATGCAAGAAAAGAATTTGAGATGCTTGAGCATGTGAATGGGGTAGAACCGGTGCTGACTGCAGAGGCCATGCTGCTGAAAGGAAAATATCAGGGATGGATTACTCTGACCGGAATGACACCGTCTGCACTTCGGAATGCAAAGATCAAGATGACGCCGGAAAGTCGTTTTCCGGACAGTGGAACAGGGGAGCTTCAGCTTCTGTTTGGAAATGGAATTCTTACCAATATGTATACCAAGAATGGCGGCGGTGGCTACTACGAGACGGGAGAATTGCCGAACATTGATCTTCTGAAAGATTCTATGTTTTTGATTTTGGACACAGAGGCTTATTATTCTTCGATGGGAAGTACGAACATTCCGGGAGGAGACGGCAGTCAGCAGGAGATCAAACCGCCTAAGAAACATGTAATAAAGGGATGCGGTCTTGTGGAAGGTGGACCGGAAGAGTACAATCAGCATTTTTATAATGTATACTGCGATCTGGATACATTAAAAACAGTCCTTCAGAAAGAGTTCCGGGGGCGGGCGATTCCGGGACAGCCGTTGAATCAGGCAGGAAAGCCATTTAAAGAATTAATGTATTCTGAAATTCGTGTAGAAGTAGATGACATGGAACATGTCAAAGAAGTTTCAGACATTATCCGCAGTATGGGATATAATGCCAACAGCAATGTGGAGGCTTTAGAAAGCACGAAACAGCAGTTTGCAATTGTGCAGGCAGTTCTCGGAGGAATCGGGGCAGTATCGCTCCTCGTAGCGGCAATTGGAATTGCCAATACAATGATGATGTCCATTTATGAACGTACAAAAGAAATCGGAATCATTAAAGTACTTGGCTGCAGTCTGAAGAATATCCGGCAGATGTTCTTGATGGAAGCGGCATTTATCGGGCTGCTTGGAGGAACTATTGGAAATATTTTAAGCTTTTTGATGTCGTTCGCAATCAATAAAGTGGTAAGTGGCGAGATGATCATGGGAGTGGAAGCAAATATTTCCTATATTCCACTGTGGCTTGTGTTGGCATCACTTGGATTTGCTGCGATGGTTGGGATTCTGGCAGGATATTTCCCGGCACGAAGAGCGATGAAGCTCAGTGCGTTGGAAGCAATCCGGAATAATTAA
- a CDS encoding ABC transporter ATP-binding protein: MKKVIEVKQLYKLYRVGDSIVRALNGVDFEIYEGEFCAIVGTSGSGKSTLLNMLAGLERPTKGEVIISDQHIEKLNEDQLVKFRRDHVGFIFQSFHLLGTMNATENVALPLSFQGVPKAVRMKKADQMLDLVNLKKHKKHYPSQMSGGQQQRVGVARALVVNPKIIFADEPTGNLDSHTSEEVMTLMQQVVRRQKKTLVMVTHDNHLASYADRIFHIIDGKIVKIEDNRKESEEDHHEEK; encoded by the coding sequence GTGAAGAAAGTAATAGAAGTAAAGCAGCTGTATAAGCTGTACCGTGTTGGCGACAGTATTGTCAGAGCGCTGAACGGTGTTGACTTTGAGATATATGAAGGCGAATTCTGTGCGATCGTAGGAACATCCGGTTCCGGTAAATCTACGCTTCTGAATATGCTTGCAGGCCTGGAGCGGCCAACGAAAGGTGAGGTCATCATCAGTGATCAGCATATCGAAAAGCTGAATGAAGATCAGCTTGTAAAATTCAGACGAGATCATGTAGGATTCATTTTCCAGTCGTTTCATTTGCTGGGAACAATGAATGCCACAGAGAACGTAGCCCTTCCGCTGAGCTTTCAGGGTGTTCCGAAAGCGGTGCGGATGAAGAAGGCAGATCAGATGCTGGATCTTGTAAATCTAAAAAAGCATAAGAAGCATTATCCGTCGCAGATGTCAGGAGGACAGCAGCAGCGCGTAGGTGTGGCGAGGGCTCTTGTTGTAAATCCGAAGATCATATTTGCAGACGAGCCTACCGGGAATCTGGATTCTCATACTTCAGAAGAAGTTATGACGCTGATGCAGCAGGTTGTGCGCAGACAGAAGAAGACGCTTGTCATGGTTACCCATGATAACCATCTGGCTTCTTATGCAGACAGGATTTTTCATATTATTGACGGTAAAATCGTTAAAATAGAAGACAACAGGAAAGAGAGTGAGGAAGATCATCATGAAGAGAAGTAA
- a CDS encoding Na/Pi cotransporter family protein gives MNYVNIIVPFVGGLGMFIYGMQIMAQGLENAAGNKMKTLLEILTKNKLLGVLLGASITAVIQSSSATTVMVVGFVNAGIMNLTQAMGVIMGANIGTTVTGWLVSSVEWAKFLSPSTLAPIAIMIGVIVMLTGKRYATKEISNIIIGFGLLFVGISTMSSAVEPLQDSAVFRSVFTTLGANPLLGILAGTGVTAIIQSSSASVGILQSLAAAGLVPFNAAIYIIMGQNIGTCVTALLSSIGAKRNAKTAAFMHLLFNVIGTVIFSVGAIIFFQVINPAAGLGQITQTEISLVHTVFNIATTVLLFPVSGLIIKLAKKISRVEESENTEEQVLLDDRMLETPGIALQSAEKELIRMGQIVADSLRKAKTVMFTLDRDAIREICEEEDVVDKMSAQITSYAVKLSSLAVSEKEHQEVTHMLQVLSDIERISDYCENISEFAESLIGGKAQFTDDGKEELTEMIEVCTNSYFYALEAYETRSREKALLVIEEETKADALEISMRASHIKRLTKNQCTTEAGIVYLDALVCLERISDHARNIAEEVLEKAE, from the coding sequence ATGAACTATGTAAATATCATTGTGCCATTTGTAGGCGGACTTGGTATGTTCATCTACGGAATGCAGATTATGGCACAGGGGCTTGAAAATGCAGCAGGAAACAAAATGAAGACGCTGCTTGAGATTTTAACGAAAAATAAGCTCCTCGGAGTACTTTTAGGTGCATCTATTACCGCTGTGATTCAGAGTTCTTCGGCAACAACGGTCATGGTAGTTGGTTTTGTAAATGCAGGAATTATGAATCTGACACAGGCGATGGGCGTGATCATGGGTGCCAACATTGGTACAACTGTAACCGGATGGCTTGTCTCCAGTGTGGAGTGGGCGAAGTTTTTAAGCCCGTCAACGCTGGCGCCGATTGCGATTATGATCGGTGTAATTGTCATGCTGACAGGAAAACGCTATGCGACAAAAGAGATTTCCAATATTATCATTGGATTTGGTCTGTTATTTGTCGGTATTTCCACAATGTCTTCAGCAGTAGAGCCGCTTCAGGATTCCGCAGTATTCAGAAGTGTGTTTACAACGCTTGGAGCAAATCCGCTCCTCGGAATTCTTGCAGGTACAGGTGTGACAGCAATTATCCAGAGTTCTTCAGCATCTGTTGGTATTCTGCAGAGTCTTGCAGCAGCAGGTCTTGTACCGTTTAACGCAGCCATTTATATTATCATGGGACAGAACATCGGTACTTGTGTAACAGCGCTTCTGTCATCCATCGGAGCAAAGAGAAATGCAAAGACAGCAGCATTTATGCATTTACTGTTTAATGTTATTGGTACGGTAATTTTCAGCGTGGGAGCAATCATATTCTTCCAGGTAATTAATCCGGCGGCAGGATTAGGACAGATTACGCAGACAGAGATTTCTCTTGTTCATACCGTGTTTAATATTGCAACAACAGTGCTTCTCTTCCCGGTTTCCGGTCTGATTATTAAGCTTGCAAAGAAAATCAGCAGAGTGGAAGAAAGCGAAAATACAGAAGAACAGGTACTTCTGGATGATCGTATGCTTGAGACACCGGGAATCGCGCTTCAGTCTGCAGAAAAAGAACTGATCCGTATGGGCCAGATTGTTGCAGATTCTCTGAGAAAAGCGAAAACCGTTATGTTTACACTTGATCGGGATGCGATCCGTGAAATTTGTGAAGAAGAAGACGTGGTTGATAAGATGAGCGCCCAGATTACATCTTATGCAGTGAAACTCAGTTCCCTGGCGGTCAGCGAGAAGGAACATCAGGAAGTAACACATATGCTTCAGGTGCTGTCTGATATCGAGCGTATCAGTGACTACTGTGAAAATATCTCTGAATTTGCAGAATCACTGATCGGGGGCAAAGCCCAGTTTACGGATGACGGCAAAGAAGAGCTGACAGAGATGATTGAAGTTTGTACAAACAGTTACTTCTATGCGTTGGAGGCTTATGAGACAAGAAGCCGTGAGAAAGCGCTTCTTGTTATAGAAGAAGAGACAAAGGCAGATGCTTTGGAAATTTCTATGAGAGCATCTCATATCAAGCGTCTGACAAAAAATCAGTGCACGACAGAAGCAGGTATCGTATACTTGGATGCGCTTGTATGTCTGGAACGTATTTCCGACCATGCAAGAAATATTGCAGAAGAAGTGCTTGAAAAAGCAGAATAA
- a CDS encoding amidophosphoribosyltransferase — MNQKNCYDSGLHEECGVFGIYDPSGHNVASSIYYGLSTLQHRGQESCGIAVTHTDGPKRNILSHKGLGLVNEVFHPDILHALPGNIGVGHVRYSTAGATTVENAQPLVLNYIKGALSLVHNGNLTNAEEMRRQQERTGAIFQTTIDSEVIAYSIARERIHTASLEEAVLQTAQKIQGGFALIIMSPKKLIGIRDPLGLKPLCLGKREDTYILTSESCALASVGAELIRDIAPGEMITITSEGITTDTTLCQKKQARCIFEYIYFARLDSCIDGINVYDARIQGGRALARSYPVDADLVVGVPESGITAAKGYSEESGIPFGIAFYKNSYVGRTFIKPSQQEREDSVKIKLNVLASVVKGKRLILVDDSIVRGTTIANLIRMLKQAGALEVHVRISSPPFLYPCYFGTDVPSNKQLIAHQHTTEEICQLIGADSLGYMKIEDLQSMVGDLQICKACFDGNYPMDVSHLTQN; from the coding sequence ATGAATCAAAAGAACTGTTATGACAGTGGGCTTCACGAAGAGTGCGGAGTTTTCGGCATCTACGATCCTTCCGGACACAATGTTGCATCTTCTATCTATTACGGATTATCTACACTTCAGCACCGCGGACAGGAATCCTGCGGTATCGCAGTTACTCATACGGATGGACCAAAACGAAATATCCTTTCCCACAAAGGACTCGGACTTGTCAATGAAGTGTTTCATCCGGATATACTCCACGCGCTTCCGGGGAATATTGGTGTAGGACATGTGCGCTACTCTACTGCCGGGGCAACCACTGTAGAAAATGCACAGCCCCTTGTTCTGAATTATATAAAAGGCGCTCTCTCGCTTGTCCACAACGGCAATTTGACAAATGCGGAAGAAATGCGCCGCCAACAAGAAAGAACCGGAGCTATCTTTCAGACAACAATCGATTCCGAAGTGATTGCATATTCCATTGCCAGAGAGCGTATTCATACTGCTTCTTTGGAAGAAGCAGTTCTTCAGACCGCCCAGAAAATCCAAGGCGGATTTGCACTGATTATTATGAGTCCCAAAAAACTGATTGGGATCCGCGATCCTCTCGGACTGAAACCTCTATGTCTTGGCAAACGGGAGGATACTTATATTCTTACTTCTGAAAGCTGCGCTCTCGCTTCTGTCGGGGCAGAGCTGATCCGCGATATCGCCCCTGGCGAAATGATTACTATCACCTCCGAAGGTATTACAACCGACACAACACTGTGTCAAAAGAAGCAGGCTCGCTGCATTTTTGAATACATTTATTTTGCGCGGCTAGACAGTTGTATCGACGGAATCAATGTCTATGATGCCAGAATTCAGGGAGGACGTGCCCTCGCCAGATCTTATCCTGTGGACGCCGATCTTGTTGTTGGTGTTCCTGAATCCGGCATTACCGCTGCAAAAGGCTATTCAGAGGAATCCGGAATTCCATTTGGAATTGCCTTTTATAAAAACAGCTATGTAGGCAGAACTTTCATTAAACCAAGTCAGCAGGAACGAGAAGACAGCGTGAAAATTAAACTAAATGTTCTGGCATCTGTTGTCAAAGGGAAACGACTCATCCTTGTAGATGACTCCATCGTGCGCGGAACTACGATTGCCAACCTGATTCGGATGCTGAAACAGGCTGGCGCCCTTGAAGTCCATGTACGCATCAGTTCGCCGCCGTTTCTCTATCCATGCTATTTCGGAACTGATGTTCCGTCCAACAAACAGTTGATCGCACATCAGCATACAACTGAAGAAATCTGTCAGCTGATCGGCGCTGATTCTCTCGGTTATATGAAAATCGAAGATCTGCAGTCCATGGTTGGTGATCTTCAGATCTGCAAGGCATGCTTTGACGGAAATTACCCGATGGATGTCTCACATTTAACACAAAATTAG
- the spoVAE gene encoding stage V sporulation protein AE, which yields MDYINAFWVGGLICAIVQILLDRTKLMPGRVMVLLVCSGAVLGCFQIYEPFLKYAGAGASVPLLGFGNVLWKGVKEGIDNNGFIGLFMGGFQASAVGISAALIFGYLASLIFEPKMKK from the coding sequence ATGGATTATATAAATGCATTCTGGGTAGGCGGTCTGATCTGTGCAATCGTACAGATTCTTCTGGACCGGACAAAGCTGATGCCGGGAAGAGTCATGGTGCTGCTTGTATGCAGCGGTGCAGTGCTTGGCTGCTTTCAGATTTACGAACCATTTCTGAAGTATGCGGGAGCGGGAGCGAGCGTTCCGTTGCTTGGATTTGGGAATGTACTCTGGAAAGGAGTCAAAGAAGGAATAGACAATAATGGATTTATCGGACTCTTTATGGGAGGATTTCAGGCAAGTGCGGTAGGAATTTCGGCAGCTTTGATTTTCGGATATCTGGCGTCATTAATTTTTGAGCCGAAAATGAAAAAATAA